One window of Nymphaea colorata isolate Beijing-Zhang1983 chromosome 1, ASM883128v2, whole genome shotgun sequence genomic DNA carries:
- the LOC116250650 gene encoding glycine-rich protein 2-like produces the protein MAQAKRATGTVKWFSMQKGFGFITPDDGTEDLFVHQTSIRSEGFRSLLEGEPVEYEVERGEDGRTKAVDVSGPDGSFLPSGSASGGGRGFSGGGRGRGGGFGRGFGGGFGSGGGGGGRGGGRGGRGGRGGYGSGGYGGGGYGGGGSYGGGYGGGGGACYTCGQPGHLARDCYQGSGGRSGGGGYGGGGGGYGGGGGGACYNCGEPGHFARECPSGQK, from the coding sequence atggCGCAGGCGAAGAGGGCGACGGGGACGGTGAAGTGGTTCAGCATGCAAAAGGGGTTCGGGTTCATAACGCCTGACGATGGCACCGAGGACCTCTTCGTCCACCAGACATCCATCAGGTCGGAAGGGTTCCGCTCCTTGTTGGAGGGCGAACCCGTGGAGTACGAGGTCGAGAGAGGGGAGGATGGCCGCACCAAGGCCGTCGACGTCAGCGGCCCCGACGGGTCTTTCTTGCCAAGTGGATCAGCCAGCGGCGGTGGGAGGGGTTTCTCCGGTGGTGGTAGAGGACGCGGCGGCGGATTCGGGAGAGGGTTCGGTGGTGGGTTtggtagtggtggtggtggtggtgggagaGGGGGAGGCAGGGGTGGAAGAGGGGGACGTGGCGGGTATGGTAGTGGCGGTTATGGTGGTGGCGGATATGGAGGAGGCGGCAGTTATGGTGGTGGATATGGAGGAGGCGGCGGAGCTTGCTATACCTGCGGGCAGCCTGGTCATTTGGCAAGGGACTGTTACCAAGGGAGTGGCGGACGCTCGGGTGGTGGTGGATATGGAGGCGGTGGCGGTGGATATGGCGGTGGGGGCGGTGGTGCTTGCTATAATTGTGGGGAGCCTGGACATTTTGCGCGCGAGTGTCCGTCCGGGCAGAAATGA
- the LOC116250636 gene encoding putative box C/D snoRNA protein SPCC613.07 produces MVTTNLPSLMEEIQNPKVTLSPSPLHPTAAATEEQPPPRPSLCEECGVQPFKYRCPGCSLRTCSLPCVKSHKQRTNCNGRRDRTHFIPISEFNDAHLISDYNLLEETKRVAESARKLRQGLIGGAGFKLSLRAKELRRVARTRKIDVLLLPAGMTMKKKNRSYYNRWKKVIFWTIEWGFYSTDIVLVDHGVDEHKSLRSLVENHLKIDGSWNTQKQCKLRPFRKESVDNLKFFIREKVKGTESPFRELNINCSLSKQLAGITVLEFPIILVVLPLHFDKFGVSDFSKRDTDNGSAESLSGLPSSIGVTSNEKVEDKNDVPAEESRSCSVTCANPESAHTDTLTVEGDSESFLAGHSHSDTFDRKEKECFDYFPADIQDLGVDRDTNFDFEDVLPTSCFNLLDGSDAGHVQGPDCGFSNEEDFVRTELLQNMSSFDSEGRYRGDLSISSDAYVAGQDLEEGEIANS; encoded by the exons ATGGTCACTACAAACCTCCCCTCTCTCATGGAAGAAATCCAGAATCCCAAGGTGACTTTGTCACCGTCGCCATTACAcccaacagcagcagcaaccgAAGAACAACCGCCGCCTCGTCCATCTCTCTGTGAAGAGTGTGGTGTGCAACCCTTCAAATATCGATGCCCAGGTTGCTCTCTCCGCACCTGCAGCCTCCCCTGCGTCAAGTCCCATAAGCAAAGGACCAACTGTAATGGCAGGAGGGACCGAACCCACTTCATCCCTATCTCCGAATTCAACGATGCCCACCTCATCTCAG ATTACAATCTGCTGGAGGAGACCAAGAGAGTGGCGGAGTCTGCTCGGAAGTTGAGGCAAGGATTGATAGGAGGCGCTGGTTTTAAATTGTCTTTGAGGGCGAAGGAACTACGGCGTGTTGCTCGCACTCGGAAGATCGACGTTTTGCTCCTGCCGGCCGGAATGaccatgaaaaagaagaatcgATCTTATTATAATCGTTG GAAGAAAGTCATTTTTTGGACCATTGAGTGGGGTTTCTATTCGACAGATATCGTTCTTGTTGACCATGG AGTGGATGAGCATAAAAGCCTGCGGTCCTTAgttgaaaatcatttgaaaattgaTGGTTCATGGAATACTCAGAAACAGTGCAAGCTGAGGCCATTTCGGAAAGAGTCAGTGGACAATCTCAAGTTCTTTATAAgggaaaaagtgaag GGTACTGAATCACCATTTCGTGAGTTGAACATTAATTGTAGTCTGAGCAAACAGTTGGCAGGCATCACCGTGTTAGAGTTCCCCATCATCCTTGTTGTTCTCCCATTGCATTTCGACAAATTTGGTGTTAGCGATTTTTCAAAACGAGATACTGATAACGGGTCTGCTGAATCTTTAAGTGGTCTTCCTAGCTCCATTGGTGTTACATCAAATGAGAAGGTTGAAGACAAAAATGATGTTCCTGCTGAAGAATCTCGTTCTTGTTCTGTAACCTGTGCGAACCCTGAGTCTGCTCACACTGATACTTTAACTGTAGAGGGTGACAGTGAATCATTCTTGGCTGGACATTCGCATAGTGACACATTTGATCGTAAGGAAAAAGAATGTTTTGACTATTTTCCAGCAGACATACAAGATTTAGGAGTTGACAGAGACACTAATTTTGACTTTGAGGATGTCTTGCCAACATCTTGTTTCAACTTGCTTGATGGGTCGGATGCTGGTCATGTTCAGGGCCCTGACTGTGGGTTCTCTAATGAGGAAGACTTTGTGAGGACTGAACTGCTTCAAAACATGTCAAGCTTCGACTCTGAAGGCAGATATAGAGGTGATCTTTCTATTTCAAGTGATGCTTACGTTGCGGGTCAGGATTTGGAAGAAGGGGAGATTGCTAATTCTTGA